The Paracoccus sp. MC1862 genome includes a window with the following:
- a CDS encoding universal stress protein, with the protein MRKFLVVLDDSKECLNAIRYAALRAANTGGAVQVLSVIPAEEIQHGFGVADVMRAEARERIEAQFEVFAKWMRDRPGVEPELVVREGDPGAELIAQISDDAAIAIVVLAAAAGGSGPGPLVTRLMREMASLPCPLTIVPGDISRERLEQIT; encoded by the coding sequence ATGAGAAAGTTTCTGGTCGTGCTGGATGACAGCAAGGAATGCCTGAATGCGATCCGCTATGCCGCGCTGAGGGCTGCGAACACCGGGGGCGCGGTGCAGGTGCTGTCGGTGATCCCCGCCGAGGAAATCCAGCACGGCTTCGGGGTGGCCGATGTCATGCGGGCCGAAGCGCGCGAGCGGATCGAGGCGCAGTTCGAGGTCTTCGCCAAGTGGATGCGCGACCGCCCGGGGGTCGAGCCGGAACTGGTGGTCCGCGAGGGCGATCCCGGGGCCGAACTGATCGCCCAGATCAGCGACGACGCCGCGATCGCCATTGTCGTGCTGGCCGCCGCCGCGGGCGGCAGCGGGCCGGGGCCGCTGGTCACGCGGCTGATGCGTGAGATGGCCTCGCTGCCCTGTCCGCTGACCATCGTGCCCGGCGACATCTCGCGCGAGCGGCTGGAGCAGATCACCTGA
- a CDS encoding (Fe-S)-binding protein, protein MTTTKQRPPARTGPADRGTAPMPARPGGPRVGLFVTCLVDAIRPGIGFAAIQLLEEAGCRVEVPQAQTCCGQPALNSGDDRNAADLARRTIAAFEGHDYIVLPSGSCAGTMVHAYPELLAGDPEWAARARDFAGKTHEITSFLVDVMRYRPEGRRLDATATYHDSCAGLRELGIAAQPRALLASVEGLEMRGLEGNDICCGFGGTFCVKYSSISNAIVTEKAEAIERTGADLLLSGDLGCLMNMAGKLHRRGAKTRCFHTIEVVAGRADGPAIGEEG, encoded by the coding sequence ATGACCACGACGAAGCAGCGACCGCCGGCGCGGACAGGCCCGGCGGACAGGGGCACCGCCCCCATGCCGGCAAGGCCCGGGGGCCCGCGCGTCGGCCTGTTCGTGACCTGCCTTGTCGATGCCATCCGGCCGGGGATCGGCTTTGCGGCCATCCAGCTGCTGGAGGAAGCGGGCTGCCGGGTCGAGGTGCCGCAGGCCCAGACCTGCTGCGGCCAGCCGGCGCTGAACAGCGGCGACGACAGGAATGCGGCGGACCTGGCGCGGCGGACCATCGCCGCCTTCGAGGGTCATGACTACATCGTGCTGCCCTCGGGGTCCTGCGCCGGGACGATGGTGCACGCCTATCCCGAACTGCTGGCGGGCGACCCGGAATGGGCGGCCCGCGCCCGCGACTTTGCCGGGAAGACCCACGAGATCACCAGCTTCCTGGTCGATGTCATGCGCTACCGCCCCGAAGGCCGCCGCCTTGACGCGACGGCCACCTATCACGACAGCTGCGCGGGCCTGCGCGAGTTGGGCATCGCCGCGCAGCCGCGCGCGCTTCTCGCCTCGGTCGAGGGGCTTGAAATGCGGGGGCTTGAGGGCAACGACATCTGCTGCGGCTTCGGCGGCACCTTCTGCGTGAAATATTCCTCCATCTCGAACGCCATCGTCACCGAAAAAGCCGAGGCGATCGAGCGCACCGGGGCCGACCTGCTGCTTTCGGGCGACCTGGGCTGCCTGATGAACATGGCGGGCAAGCTGCACCGGCGCGGCGCGAAGACCCGCTGCTTCCACACCATCGAGGTTGTTGCGGGCCGCGCCGACGGTCCCGCCATTGGCGAGGAGGGTTGA
- a CDS encoding FadR/GntR family transcriptional regulator, whose protein sequence is MIAVDVFEPIDHESVVQVVVGKIETMIVDGVLKGGARLPSEREMAEAFHVSRPKLREALQVLESRNLVTVRHGDGTYIAELTGRAMSPAMLALYARHGEAFHDYLEYRREQEAFAARLAARRATAADKERLSAIRDELRAAWDAQDCEAEQEADFRLHGAVVDASHNTTLIHMMASVFDLTRRGIFYNRDLLRSIDGTGRKLLDQHLGIISAIEAGDAVLADKAARDHLDFVGQSIRLGRKAQRRERRARMRLNSAE, encoded by the coding sequence ATGATCGCAGTGGATGTTTTCGAACCCATCGACCACGAATCGGTGGTCCAGGTGGTCGTGGGAAAGATCGAGACGATGATCGTGGACGGGGTGCTGAAGGGCGGCGCCCGCCTGCCGTCCGAGCGCGAGATGGCCGAGGCCTTCCACGTCTCGCGCCCGAAGCTGCGCGAGGCCCTGCAGGTTCTCGAAAGCCGCAATCTCGTGACGGTCCGCCACGGCGACGGCACCTATATCGCCGAGCTTACCGGGCGGGCGATGTCGCCCGCGATGCTGGCGCTTTATGCGCGCCACGGCGAGGCGTTCCACGACTACCTGGAATATCGTCGCGAGCAGGAGGCCTTCGCCGCCCGTCTTGCCGCCCGGCGCGCAACGGCGGCCGACAAGGAACGCCTGTCCGCGATCCGGGACGAGCTTCGGGCCGCCTGGGACGCCCAGGACTGCGAGGCCGAGCAGGAGGCCGATTTCCGGCTGCACGGCGCGGTCGTGGACGCCAGCCACAACACCACGCTGATCCACATGATGGCCTCGGTCTTCGACCTGACCCGGCGGGGTATCTTCTACAACCGCGACCTGCTGCGCAGCATCGACGGCACCGGACGCAAGCTGCTGGACCAGCACCTCGGGATCATCTCGGCGATCGAGGCGGGCGATGCAGTCCTAGCCGACAAAGCCGCCCGCGATCACTTGGACTTCGTCGGGCAGTCGATCCGCCTTGGCCGGAAAGCGCAACGCCGCGAGCGCCGCGCCCGGATGCGGCTCAACTCGGCGGAGTGA
- a CDS encoding GNAT family N-acetyltransferase — translation MTPGELAELHARCFVTPRPWTEAEFTALLSSAACVLHETAGGFLLGRIAGGEAELLTLAVDPAARRAGRGRDLVRRFQAACAAAGAEAAFLEVASDNAAALALYRACGWSPAGLRRNYYAPGVDAVVMRHALSG, via the coding sequence ATGACTCCCGGCGAGCTTGCCGAGCTTCACGCACGCTGCTTTGTCACGCCGCGACCTTGGACCGAAGCCGAGTTCACCGCGCTGCTCTCATCCGCCGCCTGCGTGCTGCATGAGACGGCGGGCGGCTTCCTTCTGGGCCGGATCGCAGGAGGCGAGGCCGAGCTTCTGACGCTTGCCGTCGATCCCGCCGCCCGCCGGGCCGGACGCGGGCGCGACCTTGTCCGCCGCTTTCAAGCGGCCTGCGCCGCGGCAGGCGCAGAGGCCGCGTTCCTCGAGGTTGCGTCCGACAATGCCGCAGCGCTTGCGCTCTACCGGGCCTGCGGCTGGTCGCCGGCAGGCCTGCGGCGGAACTATTATGCGCCCGGCGTCGATGCGGTGGTCATGCGGCATGCGCTTTCAGGCTGA
- a CDS encoding NifU family protein, giving the protein MFIQTETTPNPATLKFLPGETVLGSGTADFPDAGRAAASPLAQRIFAVPGVAGVFLGSDFVTVTKSDAAIWDQIKPSILGAIMDHYQSGDAVLAQSQVAASGGHAAHDGPDAEIVGQIKELLDTRVRPAVAQDGGDITFHGFDRGVVYLHMQGACAGCPSSTLTLKMGIENLLRHYIPEVTEVRPVA; this is encoded by the coding sequence ATGTTCATTCAGACCGAAACCACCCCGAACCCCGCCACGCTGAAGTTCCTGCCCGGCGAAACCGTGCTGGGCAGCGGCACCGCAGACTTCCCCGACGCGGGTCGTGCGGCGGCAAGCCCGCTGGCGCAGCGCATCTTCGCGGTGCCGGGCGTTGCCGGCGTCTTCCTGGGCTCGGATTTCGTGACCGTCACCAAGTCCGACGCGGCGATCTGGGACCAGATCAAGCCCTCGATCCTGGGCGCGATCATGGACCATTACCAGTCGGGCGACGCCGTGCTGGCGCAGTCCCAGGTTGCGGCCTCGGGCGGCCATGCCGCCCATGACGGCCCCGACGCCGAGATCGTGGGCCAGATCAAGGAACTGCTGGACACCCGCGTGCGCCCTGCCGTGGCGCAGGACGGCGGCGACATCACCTTCCACGGCTTCGACCGTGGCGTGGTCTACCTGCACATGCAGGGGGCCTGCGCGGGCTGCCCGTCCTCGACCCTGACGCTGAAGATGGGGATCGAGAACCTCCTGCGCCATTACATCCCCGAGGTCACCGAGGTTCGCCCCGTTGCCTGA
- a CDS encoding LutB/LldF family L-lactate oxidation iron-sulfur protein, whose protein sequence is MNAAQAGFKERVNAELENAALKIAIDRTTGNAVRKRAAAVAAFPEFEAARARGKEIKDHVIAHLDHYLEVFERNATAAGAKVHWAADDAEARAIVTRICLEANAKLVTRAKSMLGEEIGLPHALADAGIERVETDLAEHIIQLAGERPSHIVWPAMHRTREQVALLFKEAHHPPPAADDPGTMVQSARRELRAKFLGADIGISGANFLVADTGATCTVTNEGNAELTTTPPRIHIVTAGIEKLVPSTAHAFALLRLLVRSATGGEMTQYTTFHCGPKRPGDADGPKEMHIVLVDNGRTRMLGDEFRSMLRCIRCGACMNHCVVYRQIGGHAYGGTYPGPMGAVLTPVLDGLAQSRDLPHACTMNGRCAEVCPVEIPLPTLLRAWRTRSWRERLEPRTVRAALGLWAMAARRPALYRLGSRIGVRALRLLGRRGWIASLPLAGGWTAYRDLPRPSGRTFMEQYRAEQARKEGRR, encoded by the coding sequence ATGAACGCAGCGCAGGCAGGCTTCAAGGAACGCGTGAACGCCGAGCTGGAGAACGCCGCACTGAAGATCGCCATCGACCGCACCACCGGCAACGCCGTGCGCAAGCGCGCCGCCGCCGTCGCGGCTTTCCCCGAATTCGAGGCCGCCCGCGCCCGCGGCAAGGAGATCAAGGACCACGTCATCGCCCATCTCGACCATTACCTCGAGGTGTTCGAGCGCAACGCCACCGCCGCCGGGGCGAAGGTCCATTGGGCCGCCGACGACGCCGAGGCCCGCGCCATCGTCACCCGCATCTGCCTTGAGGCGAACGCGAAGCTCGTCACCCGCGCGAAATCCATGCTGGGCGAGGAGATCGGCCTGCCCCACGCGCTGGCCGACGCCGGGATCGAACGGGTCGAGACGGATCTGGCCGAGCACATCATTCAGCTTGCCGGAGAGCGGCCCTCGCATATCGTCTGGCCCGCGATGCACCGTACCCGCGAGCAGGTGGCTTTGCTCTTCAAGGAAGCCCATCATCCGCCGCCCGCCGCCGACGATCCCGGCACCATGGTGCAAAGCGCGCGGCGCGAGCTGCGGGCCAAGTTCCTGGGCGCCGACATCGGGATCTCGGGGGCGAACTTCCTGGTCGCGGACACCGGCGCCACCTGCACCGTCACCAACGAGGGCAACGCCGAACTGACCACCACGCCGCCGCGTATCCATATCGTGACGGCGGGGATCGAGAAGCTGGTGCCGTCCACCGCCCACGCCTTCGCGCTGCTGCGGCTTCTGGTCCGGTCGGCCACGGGCGGCGAGATGACGCAATACACCACCTTTCACTGCGGCCCGAAGCGTCCCGGCGACGCCGACGGTCCCAAGGAGATGCACATCGTCCTGGTGGACAACGGCCGCACGCGGATGCTGGGGGACGAGTTCCGTTCCATGCTGCGCTGCATCCGCTGCGGCGCCTGCATGAACCATTGTGTGGTCTATCGCCAGATCGGCGGCCACGCCTATGGCGGGACCTATCCCGGACCCATGGGCGCGGTGCTGACGCCGGTGCTGGACGGGCTGGCGCAATCCCGCGACCTGCCCCATGCCTGCACCATGAACGGCCGCTGCGCCGAGGTCTGCCCGGTCGAGATCCCGCTGCCCACGCTGCTGCGGGCCTGGCGCACCCGAAGCTGGCGCGAGCGGCTGGAGCCCCGGACGGTCCGCGCGGCCCTCGGCCTCTGGGCGATGGCAGCGCGGCGGCCGGCGCTTTACCGCCTGGGCAGCCGCATCGGCGTGCGGGCGCTTCGGCTGTTGGGGCGCCGCGGCTGGATCGCCAGCCTGCCGCTGGCCGGCGGCTGGACCGCCTACCGCGACCTGCCGCGCCCTTCGGGGCGGACCTTCATGGAACAGTACCGCGCCGAACAGGCCCGGAAGGAAGGCCGCAGATGA
- a CDS encoding L-lactate permease yields MVWSQVYDPLGNIWLSSLFAALPVLVLLGAIGIFEVKAHIAALLGLVTALLVAIIGFGMPADLAAMSAVYGAGFGLMPIGWIILNVIFLYQLTNEKGEFDVLRRSIRSISDDRRMQVLFIAFCFGAFFEGAAGFGTPVAVTAAMLMGLGFSPLSAAGLCLIANTAPVAFGALGTPVIALSAVTGLDLYELSGMIGRQLPFFSLIVPFWLIWAMVGFRRMAEVWPPILVAGVSFAVPQYLVSNFHGPWLVDIVAAIISMLALAGFLRVWHPKRPMTEAPRDWSSAHVEEAAERPESAISRNAVLRAWMPWAILSVFVFIWGMPQAKAFIDSIWSLRVPVAGLHELVMKVPPVSPEPHPEAAIFNFSILSMTGTGILLSGIVSGFLLGYSPAGLVRMYGRTIYMIRFSLLTIACMLALGYVTRYSGTDATMGLAFAHTGWFYPLFGTLLGWLGVAVTGSDTASNVLFGGLQKVTAQQLGLNPVLMAAANSSGGVMGKMIDAQSIVVASTATKWYGHEGSILRYVFFHSIALAVLVGLLVMAQAYMWPFTAMVPDMATVAPAAAGH; encoded by the coding sequence ATGGTCTGGTCGCAAGTCTACGACCCACTCGGAAACATCTGGCTGTCCAGCCTGTTCGCCGCCCTGCCGGTGCTGGTCCTGCTCGGCGCCATCGGCATCTTCGAGGTCAAGGCGCATATCGCGGCCCTGCTGGGCCTCGTGACGGCGCTGCTGGTCGCCATCATCGGCTTCGGCATGCCGGCGGACCTCGCGGCGATGTCCGCCGTCTACGGCGCGGGCTTCGGCCTGATGCCGATCGGCTGGATCATCCTCAACGTCATCTTCCTTTACCAGCTCACCAACGAGAAGGGCGAGTTCGACGTCCTGCGGCGCTCGATCCGCAGCATCTCGGACGACCGGCGGATGCAGGTGCTGTTCATCGCCTTCTGCTTCGGCGCCTTCTTCGAGGGCGCGGCAGGCTTCGGCACGCCGGTGGCGGTGACCGCCGCCATGCTGATGGGCCTCGGCTTCTCGCCGCTCTCCGCCGCGGGCCTGTGCCTGATCGCCAACACTGCCCCCGTCGCCTTCGGCGCGCTCGGCACGCCCGTGATCGCGCTGTCGGCCGTGACCGGGCTGGACCTTTATGAACTGTCGGGGATGATCGGCCGCCAGCTTCCCTTCTTCTCGCTCATCGTGCCCTTCTGGCTGATCTGGGCCATGGTCGGCTTCCGCCGCATGGCCGAGGTCTGGCCCCCGATCCTGGTCGCCGGCGTCTCCTTCGCGGTGCCGCAGTATCTGGTCTCGAACTTCCACGGGCCCTGGCTGGTGGACATCGTCGCCGCCATCATCTCGATGCTCGCCCTCGCGGGGTTCCTGCGGGTCTGGCATCCCAAGAGGCCAATGACCGAGGCGCCGCGCGACTGGTCCTCGGCGCATGTGGAAGAGGCGGCCGAGCGCCCGGAAAGCGCGATCTCGCGCAACGCGGTGCTGCGGGCCTGGATGCCCTGGGCGATCCTGTCGGTCTTCGTCTTCATCTGGGGGATGCCGCAGGCCAAGGCCTTCATCGACTCGATCTGGAGCCTGCGGGTTCCCGTCGCCGGCCTGCATGAGCTGGTGATGAAGGTGCCCCCGGTATCGCCCGAGCCCCATCCCGAGGCGGCGATCTTCAACTTCAGCATCCTGTCGATGACCGGCACCGGCATCCTGCTTTCCGGCATCGTCTCGGGCTTCCTGCTGGGCTATTCGCCCGCGGGCCTGGTACGGATGTACGGGCGCACGATCTACATGATCCGCTTCTCGCTGCTGACCATCGCCTGCATGCTGGCGCTCGGCTATGTCACCCGCTACTCGGGCACGGATGCGACGATGGGCCTCGCCTTCGCCCATACCGGATGGTTCTATCCGCTGTTCGGGACGCTGCTGGGCTGGCTGGGGGTCGCCGTCACCGGCTCGGACACCGCCTCGAACGTGCTGTTCGGCGGGCTTCAGAAGGTCACCGCGCAGCAGCTCGGGCTGAACCCCGTGCTGATGGCCGCGGCCAACTCGTCGGGAGGCGTGATGGGCAAGATGATCGACGCCCAGTCGATCGTCGTCGCCTCGACCGCGACCAAGTGGTACGGACACGAAGGCTCGATCCTGCGCTACGTCTTCTTCCACTCGATCGCCCTTGCCGTCCTTGTCGGCCTGCTGGTCATGGCTCAGGCCTATATGTGGCCCTTCACCGCGATGGTGCCAGACATGGCCACGGTTGCCCCGGCTGCCGCCGGCCACTGA
- a CDS encoding 5-bromo-4-chloroindolyl phosphate hydrolysis family protein — protein MAKRFGGKFSPGAGRGGDGVPARPAPGEVRHPHEGRTKWITAMASPFLLTAFFQGDPVVMATSLAGFGITAGAMWMTREGLQAEAAYDARRVARRPAIPRKLFGGILTGLGLAVGSAEPGALGGALAIGFTGSILHWLTFGTDPMADKGMEGVDSFQQDRAARMVDEAEKHLAGITDAIKLVGDRRLEARVGMFAATARNLFDRVEQDPGALAAARRYLGVYLIGARDATVKFADLYQRTRDEGARRQYEALLTDLEASFQALQQRLHQGGRTDMDIEIQVLRDRLAREGVRPPETAALEDRSDPTLDDLFRIPEKQPRR, from the coding sequence ATGGCGAAACGGTTCGGCGGCAAGTTTTCCCCGGGCGCGGGGCGCGGCGGTGACGGCGTGCCCGCGAGGCCCGCGCCGGGCGAGGTGCGCCATCCGCATGAAGGGCGGACCAAGTGGATCACTGCCATGGCCTCGCCCTTCCTGCTGACGGCTTTCTTCCAGGGCGATCCGGTAGTGATGGCGACCAGCCTTGCGGGGTTCGGCATCACCGCGGGGGCAATGTGGATGACGCGGGAAGGGCTGCAGGCCGAGGCCGCCTATGACGCCCGCCGCGTGGCCCGCAGGCCCGCGATCCCGCGCAAGCTTTTTGGCGGCATCCTGACGGGGCTGGGTCTGGCGGTCGGTTCGGCCGAGCCGGGGGCGCTGGGGGGCGCGCTGGCAATCGGCTTCACCGGCTCGATCCTGCACTGGCTGACCTTCGGCACCGACCCGATGGCCGACAAGGGGATGGAGGGCGTGGACAGCTTCCAGCAGGACCGCGCCGCCCGCATGGTGGACGAGGCCGAAAAGCATCTGGCCGGCATCACCGACGCCATCAAGCTGGTGGGCGACCGGCGGCTAGAGGCCCGGGTGGGTATGTTCGCCGCGACCGCGCGGAACCTGTTCGACCGGGTGGAACAGGACCCCGGCGCACTGGCTGCGGCGCGGCGCTATCTCGGCGTCTACCTGATCGGCGCCCGCGACGCGACGGTGAAGTTCGCCGATCTCTACCAGCGCACCCGCGACGAGGGCGCCCGCCGGCAATACGAGGCGCTGCTGACCGACCTCGAAGCCAGCTTCCAAGCGCTGCAGCAGCGGTTGCACCAGGGTGGGCGCACCGACATGGACATCGAGATCCAGGTGCTGCGCGACCGCCTTGCCCGCGAGGGCGTCCGTCCGCCGGAAACCGCGGCGCTGGAGGACCGCAGCGATCCGACCCTGGACGACCTGTTCCGCATCCCCGAGAAACAGCCGCGCCGGTAA
- the tsaB gene encoding tRNA (adenosine(37)-N6)-threonylcarbamoyltransferase complex dimerization subunit type 1 TsaB, whose amino-acid sequence MPDGLRVLGFDTSAAHCAAAVICGDRVLAQGVEPMTKGQAERLFPLLEELLAEAGLSWSDLDAIGVGVGPGNFTGIRISVAAARGLALSLNIPAVGVSATEAVACDAPRPCRAVVPLRGEEVVWQDFGLCPNVPAKGDAADPPVAADGLPAGAAWAEDSARTGASSGMDHAGSSEAAAEVMREASDHGHSEKPALPPHHSVMARSSGTPHRDSPMRDDGLPDGASGFAPAELGEEPPLAGSVAPDQPGRAPSTPHPSSDPHGPVLSGRDRLPPGPPVCLPRHPVAVAIARVALGRVAATGGTMAQRHVPRPAPLYLRPADAAPPRDPPPVILR is encoded by the coding sequence TTGCCTGACGGCCTTCGGGTTCTAGGCTTCGACACGTCGGCCGCGCATTGCGCGGCCGCTGTCATTTGCGGCGACCGCGTACTGGCTCAGGGCGTCGAGCCGATGACCAAGGGCCAGGCCGAACGCCTGTTTCCGCTGCTCGAAGAGCTTCTGGCCGAAGCCGGCCTGTCCTGGTCCGACCTGGATGCCATCGGGGTGGGCGTCGGTCCGGGCAACTTCACCGGCATCCGCATCTCGGTCGCGGCGGCGCGCGGGCTGGCGCTGTCGCTGAACATCCCCGCGGTGGGCGTCTCGGCGACCGAGGCCGTCGCCTGCGATGCGCCACGCCCCTGCCGGGCCGTGGTGCCGCTGCGGGGGGAGGAGGTGGTCTGGCAGGATTTCGGTCTATGCCCCAATGTTCCGGCAAAAGGGGATGCGGCGGATCCGCCTGTCGCGGCCGACGGCCTGCCGGCTGGTGCCGCCTGGGCCGAGGACAGTGCCCGGACAGGGGCTTCAAGCGGCATGGATCATGCAGGCTCCTCCGAAGCGGCTGCCGAGGTCATGCGCGAGGCCTCGGACCATGGACATTCCGAAAAGCCCGCCCTGCCGCCGCACCACTCAGTCATGGCGCGATCATCAGGAACCCCGCACCGTGATTCCCCGATGCGCGATGATGGCCTGCCGGATGGCGCTTCAGGCTTCGCCCCTGCGGAACTAGGTGAGGAGCCGCCGCTGGCGGGATCTGTCGCGCCTGACCAGCCCGGGAGGGCGCCTTCCACGCCCCATCCCAGCAGCGACCCCCATGGCCCGGTGCTTTCCGGAAGGGACCGGCTTCCGCCCGGCCCGCCTGTCTGCCTGCCGCGTCATCCGGTCGCGGTCGCCATCGCGCGGGTGGCGCTCGGGCGTGTGGCAGCGACCGGCGGGACTATGGCCCAGCGTCATGTTCCCAGACCGGCGCCGCTGTATCTTCGCCCTGCCGATGCGGCCCCGCCCCGGGACCCTCCGCCCGTGATCCTGCGATGA
- a CDS encoding lactate utilization protein → MTARDRILAAIRAARPAPLPPAEAIAAEAAVLLEAPESVRPRPAEPVLAAEFVRKASALGTSFDHLPDRAAIPLAVRRYLDGHGLPPALALQPVPALAALDWTGVDAHDAVAPDQAAALGLALWGIAETGSLVIHSGAEAPVLLSFLPLHHIVVLEERSLLPHLEDYATRMAGQPQPRNAILITGPSGTTDIEGSYVRGAHGPGFLHVLMIGG, encoded by the coding sequence ATGACCGCCCGCGACCGCATCCTTGCCGCCATCCGCGCCGCCCGCCCGGCGCCCCTGCCCCCCGCCGAGGCCATCGCCGCCGAGGCCGCCGTCCTGCTGGAGGCGCCCGAGAGCGTCCGCCCCCGGCCTGCCGAACCGGTGCTGGCGGCCGAGTTCGTGCGGAAGGCCTCGGCCCTCGGCACGAGTTTCGACCATCTGCCCGACAGGGCGGCGATCCCGCTGGCGGTCCGCCGCTATCTGGACGGGCATGGCCTGCCGCCGGCGCTGGCGCTGCAGCCGGTCCCGGCGCTCGCCGCGCTCGACTGGACGGGCGTCGATGCCCATGACGCCGTCGCGCCGGATCAGGCGGCAGCCCTGGGGCTTGCCCTCTGGGGCATTGCCGAAACCGGGTCGCTGGTCATCCATTCCGGGGCGGAGGCGCCGGTCCTGCTGTCCTTCCTGCCCTTGCACCACATCGTCGTGCTCGAGGAACGCAGCCTGCTGCCCCATCTCGAAGACTATGCGACGCGCATGGCGGGGCAGCCGCAGCCCCGCAACGCCATCCTCATCACCGGCCCCAGCGGCACAACCGACATCGAGGGCAGCTATGTCCGGGGGGCGCACGGCCCCGGATTCCTGCATGTCCTCATGATCGGCGGCTGA
- a CDS encoding sugar transferase — protein sequence MTPGKRLFDVGLALLLLVPLSVLMLLVAGLLLAFEGRPVFYVSERMRAPGQPFRLIKFRTMLCQDDDFGVTGAHKNWRITPFGHFLRRTRIDELPQLFNILRGDISFVGPRPTIGEYVDRYPAAYGQVLKSRPGVTGLATLIYHRHEDRILGRCKSAEETERAYARRCLPTKLKIDLIYQRNQTLALDLWIIWRTVLIILYKDERPRRRGRK from the coding sequence ATGACGCCGGGCAAGCGGCTGTTCGATGTCGGGCTGGCGCTTCTGCTGCTGGTGCCGCTGTCGGTGCTGATGCTGCTGGTCGCCGGGCTGCTGCTGGCCTTCGAAGGGCGGCCGGTCTTCTATGTCTCGGAACGGATGCGGGCGCCGGGGCAGCCGTTCCGGCTGATCAAGTTCCGCACCATGCTGTGCCAAGACGACGATTTCGGCGTGACTGGGGCGCACAAGAACTGGCGGATCACGCCATTCGGGCATTTCCTGCGCCGGACGCGGATCGACGAACTGCCGCAGCTGTTCAATATCCTTCGGGGCGACATAAGCTTTGTCGGCCCGCGCCCGACGATCGGGGAATATGTTGATCGCTATCCGGCCGCCTATGGGCAAGTGCTGAAAAGCCGTCCGGGCGTCACCGGCCTGGCGACGCTAATCTATCACCGGCACGAGGACCGCATTCTCGGCCGCTGCAAGAGCGCCGAGGAAACCGAGAGGGCCTATGCCCGCCGCTGCTTGCCGACCAAGCTGAAGATCGACCTGATCTATCAGCGGAACCAGACCTTGGCACTGGATCTGTGGATCATCTGGCGCACGGTCCTCATCATCCTCTACAAGGACGAAAGGCCGCGGCGGCGGGGGCGCAAGTAG
- the truA gene encoding tRNA pseudouridine(38-40) synthase TruA yields MPRFALKIEYDGGPFAGWQAQADRASVQGEVERALAALDPGFRAGARIAAAGRTDAGVHATGQVAHADLSRDWDPFRLAEALNWHLKPAPVAVLAAARVADDFHARFSAQGRRYLFRLLSRRAPVTHDRGQVWQVAHLLDAGAMRQGAAHLLGNHDFTTFRSTMCQAASPVKTLDRIEIEEIVLPHGAEYRFHLSARSFLHNQVRSIVGTLERVGAGAWEPGRVREALDARDRAACGPVCPPQGLYLVGVDYPAEPFSNPSDPSSR; encoded by the coding sequence ATGCCGCGCTTTGCGCTGAAGATCGAATATGACGGCGGACCCTTTGCCGGCTGGCAGGCGCAGGCCGACCGCGCCTCGGTTCAGGGTGAGGTTGAACGCGCCTTGGCGGCGCTGGATCCCGGCTTCCGGGCGGGCGCGCGGATTGCCGCGGCGGGACGGACGGACGCCGGGGTTCACGCGACCGGGCAGGTTGCCCATGCCGACCTGTCGCGCGACTGGGACCCCTTCCGGCTGGCCGAGGCGCTGAACTGGCACCTCAAGCCCGCGCCGGTCGCGGTGCTGGCCGCGGCGCGCGTTGCCGACGATTTTCACGCCCGCTTCTCGGCGCAGGGGCGGCGCTACCTGTTCCGGCTGCTGTCGCGCCGGGCGCCCGTAACGCATGACCGGGGACAGGTCTGGCAGGTCGCCCATCTGCTGGATGCCGGGGCGATGCGGCAGGGCGCGGCGCATCTGCTCGGCAACCACGACTTCACCACCTTCCGTTCGACCATGTGCCAGGCGGCAAGCCCGGTGAAGACGCTGGACCGCATCGAGATCGAGGAGATCGTGCTGCCCCATGGCGCCGAATACCGTTTCCACCTGTCGGCGCGCTCCTTTCTGCACAACCAGGTCCGGTCCATCGTCGGCACGCTGGAACGGGTGGGCGCGGGGGCATGGGAACCCGGCAGGGTGCGCGAGGCGCTGGACGCCCGCGACCGCGCCGCCTGCGGTCCGGTCTGCCCGCCGCAGGGCCTGTATCTGGTGGGGGTGGATTATCCGGCAGAGCCGTTTTCCAATCCTTCGGACCCCTCCTCCCGCTGA